One window from the genome of Synechococcus sp. PROS-7-1 encodes:
- a CDS encoding bile acid:sodium symporter family protein yields the protein MNLLPFPSEAVEGLERFTLFFPLWTLLAALLSLLQPDLFTWVAGPVIVWSLALIMLGMGLGLSPADFRRAMIPPRAALIGVGAQFLVMPALAASLAWVLKLEPPLAVGLILVGCCPGGTASNVVALIARADVALSVVMTSLSTLLAVAVTPLLASALAGRYVPVDGWTLLVNVMQVVLVPVTVGVAIKQGLPRLAARVQPVMPPLAVVAIALIVAGIVGSQREVLLRQGGLLVLATALLHGGGFLLGFLLPALLGEPRAVRRTISIEVGMQNSGLAVVLARSGGFANPLTALPGAISAVMHSLLGSLLAALWRKRP from the coding sequence GTGAATTTGCTGCCGTTTCCATCGGAAGCGGTTGAGGGGTTGGAGCGCTTCACTCTTTTCTTTCCGTTGTGGACCCTGCTGGCAGCGTTGCTCTCACTGCTGCAGCCCGACTTGTTCACCTGGGTGGCAGGGCCGGTGATCGTCTGGTCTCTTGCTCTGATCATGCTGGGCATGGGGCTGGGTCTCTCTCCCGCTGATTTCCGCCGGGCCATGATTCCGCCGCGGGCTGCCCTGATCGGTGTGGGAGCTCAGTTTCTGGTGATGCCGGCTCTTGCTGCATCGCTGGCCTGGGTCCTGAAGCTGGAGCCGCCCCTGGCTGTTGGGCTCATCCTGGTTGGGTGCTGCCCAGGGGGGACAGCCAGCAATGTGGTGGCTTTGATCGCTCGGGCTGATGTTGCGCTCTCGGTGGTGATGACGTCGCTGAGCACCCTCCTGGCCGTTGCGGTGACTCCCCTGCTCGCGAGTGCACTGGCGGGCCGCTATGTGCCGGTGGATGGCTGGACTCTGCTGGTGAATGTGATGCAGGTGGTGTTGGTTCCGGTGACGGTCGGCGTGGCGATTAAGCAGGGGCTGCCACGCCTGGCAGCCAGAGTGCAGCCTGTGATGCCGCCGCTGGCGGTCGTGGCGATTGCCTTGATCGTTGCGGGAATCGTGGGCAGTCAGCGCGAGGTGCTTCTGCGTCAGGGAGGCCTGCTTGTGCTGGCCACGGCTCTTCTTCACGGTGGTGGCTTCCTGCTCGGTTTCCTGCTGCCGGCCCTTCTGGGTGAACCCAGGGCTGTACGCCGCACCATCAGCATTGAAGTTGGGATGCAGAACTCAGGACTGGCGGTTGTTCTGGCGCGATCCGGTGGCTTTGCGAATCCGCTCACCGCTCTCCCAGGGGCGATCTCCGCTGTGATGCATTCCCTGCTGGGCAGTCTCCTGGCGGCCTTGTGGCGAAAGCGTCCCTAA
- a CDS encoding aminotransferase class I/II-fold pyridoxal phosphate-dependent enzyme, protein MTVPPTRRRRLRTWAPSHDGEGLHPVIDAETGPALVDLASNDYLGLSHHPELIAAAEGELQRSGVGAGGSRLVTGSRPVHDRLEAALAGWLQRDRVFLFPSGFQANLAAVLALANRHTTVLVDRLIHHSLLVGVQASGAQLKRFAHNDLSALQHQLQACRSQRPDARLVVISESLFSMEGTSPDVPALAALCRAYSAHLLLDEAHALGVLGDEGRGLGLGVEGIAMISGTFGKAFGSGGAFLACNQEQADALLQTSGAFRYTTALAPPLAAAALAALDLLKRHPCWGTDLVRQSNRWRDRLEAQGWSRPAGFGPILPLLVGGDQPTLDYQQQLEAAGVLTVAIRPPTVPEGTARLRLVLHHHQSDEALDALVNTLGHGSLRQ, encoded by the coding sequence ATGACAGTCCCACCCACCCGCCGTCGACGACTGCGCACCTGGGCGCCATCCCACGATGGCGAAGGCCTGCATCCCGTGATTGATGCCGAAACAGGCCCAGCCCTGGTGGATCTGGCCAGCAATGACTACCTCGGGCTGAGTCACCACCCGGAGTTAATCGCCGCGGCCGAGGGTGAATTGCAACGCAGTGGTGTCGGTGCCGGTGGGTCCAGGCTGGTCACAGGAAGCCGGCCGGTGCATGACCGTCTGGAGGCGGCCCTGGCCGGTTGGCTGCAACGCGACAGGGTGTTTCTGTTTCCGAGCGGATTTCAAGCGAACCTCGCGGCGGTGTTGGCCCTGGCCAACCGTCACACCACGGTGCTGGTCGATCGCTTGATCCACCATTCGCTGCTGGTGGGAGTCCAGGCCAGTGGAGCCCAGCTGAAGCGCTTTGCCCACAATGATCTCAGCGCTCTGCAACACCAACTGCAGGCATGCCGCAGCCAGCGCCCGGATGCACGCCTGGTGGTGATCAGCGAAAGCCTGTTCAGCATGGAGGGCACCAGCCCGGATGTGCCGGCCCTAGCCGCACTTTGTCGGGCCTACAGCGCCCATCTGCTCCTGGATGAAGCCCATGCGCTCGGGGTCCTCGGAGATGAGGGACGAGGCCTTGGCCTGGGCGTGGAGGGCATCGCCATGATCAGCGGCACCTTTGGCAAGGCCTTCGGCAGCGGTGGAGCTTTCCTCGCCTGCAATCAAGAGCAGGCCGACGCACTCCTGCAAACGAGCGGAGCCTTCCGATACACCACAGCCCTGGCGCCACCCCTGGCGGCCGCCGCGTTGGCGGCATTGGACCTTCTGAAACGCCATCCCTGTTGGGGAACCGACTTAGTGCGACAGAGCAATCGCTGGAGAGATCGCCTTGAGGCCCAGGGCTGGTCCCGTCCCGCGGGATTTGGACCGATCCTGCCGCTGCTGGTGGGGGGTGATCAGCCAACACTGGACTACCAGCAACAGCTTGAGGCAGCAGGGGTTCTCACCGTTGCCATCCGTCCTCCAACCGTGCCGGAGGGCACGGCCCGCCTGAGACTGGTACTGCATCACCATCAGTCCGATGAGGCCTTGGACGCGTTGGTGAACACCCTTGGACACGGCAGCCTCCGGCAATGA
- a CDS encoding alpha/beta hydrolase translates to MKQVIAMHGWSSDGTVWEAWTRSFQHHGWHWVNGERGYGGRNPVAPVWSAPPDPTAPQRRAVIAHSLGPHLLDASVLAQATDAVLLASFGRFVPAGRQGRALRAGLEGMRCAIGSPGEAAMLQTFLQRAAAPTDVSALPPSPGSQGLTAAGRERLRADLDRLSTTNGLPPGLPASARVLIVEAECDAIVTPEASRCLRSELDNLLEQAPEHWLLPNVGHALLMPDLLTHVRQWLEQDIGQPG, encoded by the coding sequence ATGAAACAGGTCATTGCGATGCATGGCTGGAGCTCGGATGGCACCGTCTGGGAAGCCTGGACACGATCCTTCCAACACCATGGATGGCACTGGGTCAATGGAGAGCGCGGCTATGGCGGCCGCAACCCAGTTGCTCCCGTCTGGAGTGCACCACCTGATCCGACGGCGCCGCAGCGACGGGCCGTCATCGCCCACTCCCTTGGACCGCATCTGCTGGACGCCAGCGTGCTGGCCCAGGCCACAGATGCCGTGCTGCTGGCCAGCTTCGGACGCTTCGTTCCCGCAGGACGGCAGGGCCGTGCGCTGAGGGCTGGGCTTGAAGGGATGAGATGCGCGATTGGCAGCCCCGGAGAAGCCGCCATGCTGCAAACATTTCTGCAGCGTGCTGCCGCGCCCACAGATGTCAGCGCTCTTCCGCCCAGTCCTGGCTCCCAGGGCCTGACGGCTGCAGGACGGGAACGGCTGCGAGCCGATCTCGACCGCCTGAGCACCACCAACGGGCTCCCCCCAGGCCTGCCGGCGAGCGCCCGCGTGCTGATCGTGGAAGCGGAATGCGACGCCATCGTGACGCCGGAGGCAAGCCGGTGCCTGCGCAGCGAACTCGACAACCTGCTTGAGCAAGCACCCGAGCACTGGCTGCTCCCCAACGTGGGGCATGCACTGCTGATGCCTGACCTGCTCACTCACGTCAGACAGTGGCTTGAGCAAGACATCGGGCAGCCCGGATGA
- a CDS encoding methyltransferase domain-containing protein — protein sequence MKPHAWQVRVLREFDRAAERYDRSARLQRSVAWRLAQLCRREGIADGLWVDLGTGTGQLAKALEQLHPGRKVQRIDGSEAMLRGHPDDAEVLHWDLTTGLPDWSEAPTLLASSFCLHWLPEPQHLLQQWILRLAPAGLLAVALPVEGCFPQWHQSARRCGVRCTALPFPSTDALLKTIPAQQLRMTRRVSYTVTSPSLPLLLKPLRRIGAGTSPQSPLPLRDWRRLQQGWSDRQSDGQLRLTWVIQLLLIRG from the coding sequence ATGAAACCGCACGCCTGGCAAGTCCGCGTTCTGCGGGAATTCGATCGTGCTGCCGAACGGTATGACCGATCCGCGCGGTTGCAACGCTCGGTGGCCTGGCGACTGGCCCAACTCTGTCGGCGGGAAGGGATCGCTGACGGGCTCTGGGTTGATCTAGGAACTGGGACCGGTCAGCTTGCTAAAGCGCTGGAGCAACTCCACCCAGGTCGCAAGGTGCAGCGCATCGATGGCAGCGAGGCGATGCTGCGCGGTCATCCCGACGACGCCGAGGTTTTGCACTGGGATCTCACGACGGGGCTACCGGATTGGAGCGAGGCGCCAACCCTTCTGGCCTCGAGCTTCTGCTTGCACTGGCTTCCAGAACCACAGCACCTTCTTCAACAATGGATCCTGCGGTTGGCCCCCGCTGGGCTCCTCGCGGTTGCTCTCCCTGTGGAGGGATGCTTCCCCCAGTGGCACCAAAGCGCCAGGCGCTGCGGGGTGCGCTGCACCGCACTGCCGTTCCCTTCCACCGACGCGTTACTGAAAACCATTCCTGCGCAACAGCTGCGCATGACGCGCCGGGTGTCTTACACCGTGACCTCTCCGAGCCTGCCGTTACTGCTCAAACCTTTGCGCCGGATCGGGGCTGGCACCAGTCCTCAATCCCCTCTGCCGCTGCGGGACTGGCGTCGTCTTCAGCAAGGGTGGAGCGACCGCCAAAGCGATGGCCAGCTCAGACTCACCTGGGTGATCCAATTGCTGCTGATTCGCGGATGA
- the bioD gene encoding dethiobiotin synthase, whose amino-acid sequence MNPSSAPLRLVVCGTDTDVGKTVVSALLVQGLEATYWKPVQSGLEGGGDRQRVIDLLQLPEHRWIPETYAFKAAVSPHWAAELENRVLEPGMLQLPSSNTPLVVETAGGLHVPLTRTWRQIDQLQRWNLPVVLVCRSGLGTLNHTLLSLEALASRGIPVIGLILNGPLHPDNPRTLEELGGVPVLAELPPLHPLNAETLKCAWQKQRLGLKFRALMNSPDRR is encoded by the coding sequence ATGAATCCAAGTTCTGCTCCTCTCCGGCTCGTGGTCTGCGGCACAGACACCGACGTAGGGAAGACCGTGGTGAGCGCGTTACTGGTTCAGGGACTGGAGGCCACGTACTGGAAGCCAGTGCAGAGCGGACTGGAGGGAGGCGGCGATCGTCAGAGGGTGATTGATCTGCTGCAACTGCCCGAACACCGCTGGATCCCGGAGACCTACGCGTTCAAAGCTGCCGTCTCACCCCATTGGGCAGCAGAGCTTGAGAACCGGGTCCTCGAGCCGGGAATGCTGCAGTTGCCCAGCAGCAACACCCCACTGGTGGTGGAGACGGCCGGAGGTCTGCACGTTCCGCTCACGCGCACCTGGAGACAGATCGACCAACTGCAACGTTGGAATCTCCCGGTAGTCCTGGTCTGCCGCAGCGGCCTGGGCACGCTCAATCACACCTTGTTGAGTCTTGAAGCCTTGGCAAGCCGAGGTATTCCTGTGATCGGGCTGATTCTCAACGGCCCCCTGCACCCCGACAACCCTCGAACCCTGGAAGAGCTCGGAGGGGTTCCAGTGCTGGCGGAGCTGCCTCCCCTTCATCCTCTCAACGCAGAGACACTCAAGTGTGCGTGGCAGAAGCAGAGGCTGGGCCTTAAGTTCAGGGCCTTGATGAACAGCCCGGATCGCCGATGA
- the bioA gene encoding adenosylmethionine--8-amino-7-oxononanoate transaminase, with protein sequence MSRNHHPNLWPPFTSITTTPPLEQVVRGEGALLHRAEGEPLIDGISSWWVTLHGHAHPVVAAAIAEQAATLEQVIFAEFTHPQAERLAQRLAQHTGLDRVFFSDNGSTAVEVALKTAVQWWHNRGEPRQQLIAFDGAYHGDTFGAMAVGARSLFSEPFDPLLFPVARVPWPHTHWDDDTVDQREQDALLALEQALTTPTAAVILEPLIQGAGGMRMVRPGFLQAVEQRVRQAGSLLIADEVLAGFGRCGALLASQRAGIQPDLVALSKGLTAGFLPMGITMAKEAIFEEFLGSDPTRTLWHGHSFTANPLGCAAANASLDLLEAEPEKYQNFQDRHQPRLERLAGHPKVQRPRLCGTIAAFDLVTESTQGYLNPAGKILRSLVRKHGVLIRPLGDVVYLLPPLCISDAQLDQCYEGIEIGLDALRDQA encoded by the coding sequence GTGTCACGGAACCACCACCCCAACCTCTGGCCACCCTTCACATCCATCACCACCACTCCGCCACTCGAGCAGGTGGTGCGGGGCGAAGGGGCCTTGCTGCACCGTGCCGAGGGGGAGCCCCTGATCGATGGAATCAGCAGCTGGTGGGTGACTCTGCACGGCCATGCGCACCCGGTGGTAGCGGCAGCCATCGCCGAGCAGGCTGCCACGCTGGAACAGGTGATCTTTGCGGAATTCACCCATCCCCAGGCCGAAAGGCTCGCCCAACGCTTGGCCCAGCACACCGGCCTCGATCGCGTGTTCTTCTCGGATAACGGATCCACAGCGGTGGAAGTGGCTTTGAAAACCGCCGTGCAGTGGTGGCACAACCGGGGAGAGCCTCGCCAGCAACTGATCGCTTTTGACGGGGCCTATCACGGCGACACCTTCGGAGCGATGGCCGTTGGCGCCCGTAGCCTGTTCAGCGAGCCCTTTGATCCGCTCCTCTTCCCCGTCGCCCGGGTGCCCTGGCCGCACACACACTGGGACGACGACACGGTGGACCAACGCGAACAGGACGCCTTGCTGGCCCTGGAGCAAGCGCTGACCACACCAACAGCAGCCGTGATCCTGGAACCGCTGATCCAGGGAGCCGGAGGAATGCGCATGGTCCGTCCTGGCTTTCTGCAAGCCGTAGAACAGCGGGTTCGACAGGCGGGCAGTTTGCTGATCGCCGATGAGGTGCTGGCAGGCTTTGGCCGATGCGGAGCCTTGCTTGCATCCCAGCGGGCAGGAATCCAACCCGATTTGGTCGCGCTCTCCAAAGGATTGACCGCAGGATTCCTGCCCATGGGAATCACAATGGCCAAGGAGGCGATCTTCGAGGAATTCCTAGGGAGCGATCCCACCCGAACCCTGTGGCATGGCCACAGCTTCACGGCCAACCCATTGGGATGTGCAGCCGCCAATGCCAGTCTCGACCTGCTCGAAGCCGAGCCTGAGAAATACCAGAACTTTCAAGACAGGCATCAGCCCCGTCTAGAACGCTTGGCCGGCCACCCCAAGGTCCAACGGCCAAGGTTGTGCGGAACGATTGCAGCCTTCGACCTTGTGACCGAGAGCACCCAGGGGTATCTCAACCCCGCCGGGAAAATCCTGCGCAGCCTGGTGCGAAAGCACGGGGTACTGATTCGTCCCTTAGGGGATGTGGTGTATCTCTTGCCTCCCCTGTGCATCAGCGATGCTCAGCTGGATCAGTGCTACGAAGGCATTGAAATCGGACTAGACGCCCTCAGGGACCAAGCCTGA
- a CDS encoding DUF3143 domain-containing protein has product MQALEEWLRVLGAGRSEDDLCDWIWEQPGWSARLRLDQEGLGVTWTSSQPAKSCAFPYGLPRKDVEAALRLGP; this is encoded by the coding sequence CTGCAGGCTCTTGAAGAATGGCTGCGGGTTTTGGGGGCTGGACGCAGCGAGGACGATCTCTGTGACTGGATCTGGGAGCAGCCTGGATGGAGCGCTCGCTTGCGGCTGGATCAGGAGGGACTGGGAGTGACCTGGACGTCCTCCCAGCCCGCGAAGTCCTGCGCGTTTCCCTACGGACTGCCACGGAAGGATGTGGAAGCAGCCCTCAGGCTTGGTCCCTGA
- a CDS encoding J domain-containing protein: MPSSVQDLSHYERLGVPQGADTEMLRQAFRRLSKAVHPDTTRLPAKDAARQFRLLREAYEQLADPRLRRLYDAALEERNASAVAANAPPLPVPHAIGQRRPLSGGEWTSLLLLAGALLLCLLLGVGVAWNRGLALQVQPSWLVEEQTRLIDVDPGGFDGTASSARDSAEPALSAGS, encoded by the coding sequence ATGCCATCCTCGGTTCAGGATCTCAGCCATTACGAGCGCCTTGGAGTTCCCCAAGGCGCGGATACAGAAATGCTGCGGCAGGCCTTCCGCAGGCTCAGTAAAGCTGTGCATCCCGACACGACCCGTTTGCCGGCCAAGGATGCCGCCAGGCAATTCCGTCTGCTTCGGGAAGCCTATGAGCAATTGGCTGATCCGCGCTTGCGGCGTCTTTACGACGCAGCGCTGGAGGAGCGGAATGCCAGCGCTGTTGCGGCCAACGCCCCACCCTTGCCGGTGCCCCATGCGATCGGTCAGCGACGCCCCCTCTCCGGTGGGGAATGGACGTCGCTGCTCCTGCTCGCGGGGGCGTTGTTGCTCTGCCTCCTGCTAGGGGTCGGTGTGGCCTGGAATCGGGGGCTGGCGCTCCAGGTCCAGCCGAGTTGGCTGGTGGAAGAGCAGACTCGACTCATCGATGTCGATCCTGGTGGTTTTGATGGCACCGCTTCCTCCGCCAGAGACTCCGCTGAACCAGCACTCTCTGCAGGCTCTTGA
- the rsmG gene encoding 16S rRNA (guanine(527)-N(7))-methyltransferase RsmG yields MPESTPFAAPGQELWSKLGWTPDSVQREQLIALQQLLRDWNSRVNLTRLVEGEDFWITQVLDSLWPLQPELDTADQPRRCIDVGTGGGFPGLAVAIALPGAELTLVDSVGRKTAAVAAMARSLGMAERVRVRTERVERTGQDPSCRGRFDLAMARAVASAPVVAEYLVPLLHANGQALLYRGRWQPEDQSDLDPALALLKAKTVAIERCELPSARGPRTVIRLMPEKPTPKLYPRAVGIPGKQPLGAQADDNRS; encoded by the coding sequence ATGCCTGAGTCAACGCCGTTCGCTGCTCCGGGGCAGGAGCTCTGGTCCAAGCTGGGCTGGACACCTGACTCGGTGCAACGCGAACAACTGATCGCTCTCCAGCAGTTACTGCGGGACTGGAACAGCAGGGTGAACCTCACCAGGCTCGTCGAGGGAGAAGACTTCTGGATTACCCAAGTGCTGGACAGTCTCTGGCCTTTGCAACCCGAACTGGACACCGCCGACCAACCCCGTCGCTGCATCGACGTCGGCACTGGCGGTGGATTCCCTGGCCTTGCGGTCGCCATCGCTCTCCCAGGAGCGGAGCTGACCTTGGTGGATTCTGTAGGCCGTAAAACCGCAGCGGTGGCGGCCATGGCCCGTTCCCTTGGGATGGCAGAACGGGTCAGAGTCCGCACCGAACGGGTGGAACGGACGGGGCAGGACCCCAGCTGCAGAGGCCGGTTTGATCTGGCGATGGCCCGGGCCGTGGCCTCGGCTCCTGTGGTGGCCGAATATCTGGTTCCGCTACTGCATGCCAACGGACAGGCCTTGCTTTATCGAGGGCGTTGGCAACCGGAGGACCAGAGCGATTTGGATCCTGCTCTCGCCTTGCTGAAAGCAAAAACGGTGGCGATTGAACGCTGTGAGCTGCCATCGGCACGCGGCCCCCGCACCGTGATCCGGCTGATGCCCGAGAAGCCCACACCGAAGCTGTACCCACGTGCCGTTGGCATTCCCGGCAAGCAGCCTCTCGGCGCTCAGGCTGACGACAACCGCTCCTGA
- a CDS encoding aldo/keto reductase, which yields MTGTGLPTRRFGRTELSMPVLSLGGMRFQQSWSDLDAKAITVQSQQLLQRTLERAVDLGFHHIETARHYGSSERQLGWAMPDCPDPGRILQTKVPPQQDPSLFEAELELSMQRLGVQRVDLLSIHGINRRDHLAQTIRSGGCLEVVRRWQASGRIGHVGFSTHGETDVIVEAIETDAFDYVNLHWYFIRQDNEPAIAAAHRHDMGVFIISPTDKGGHLHTPAQRLIELTAPFHPIVFNDLFCLRDQRVHTLSVGAACPQDLDLHLDAVSRLADAQTLVSPIEARLHQAEVEALGHDWFSSWRQGLPGWQTTPGEINLPVLLWLHNLVEAWGLEGYARARYGLLGRAGHWFPGANADALDRDVSEDDLDAALLDSPWRSSIPERLRNLRERVGGERQERLSSA from the coding sequence ATGACTGGGACTGGTCTCCCGACCCGCCGATTCGGACGCACCGAGCTCTCCATGCCGGTTCTCTCCCTTGGAGGAATGCGCTTTCAGCAGAGCTGGAGCGATCTTGATGCGAAGGCGATCACGGTGCAGTCTCAGCAGTTGCTGCAACGCACCCTCGAACGTGCTGTCGACCTTGGTTTCCATCACATCGAAACGGCACGGCATTACGGAAGCTCAGAGCGGCAGCTGGGCTGGGCCATGCCTGATTGTCCTGACCCAGGCCGCATTCTTCAAACCAAAGTCCCCCCCCAGCAGGATCCTTCCCTGTTTGAGGCTGAGCTGGAGCTCAGCATGCAGCGGTTGGGGGTGCAGCGTGTGGATCTGCTCTCCATCCATGGCATCAACAGACGGGACCATCTCGCCCAGACGATCAGGTCAGGAGGTTGCCTCGAGGTGGTGCGGCGTTGGCAGGCGTCGGGGCGGATCGGTCATGTGGGTTTTTCCACCCATGGAGAGACCGATGTGATCGTGGAAGCGATTGAGACTGACGCCTTCGATTACGTGAACCTGCACTGGTATTTCATCCGGCAGGACAACGAACCGGCGATTGCTGCTGCGCACCGCCATGACATGGGTGTGTTCATCATCAGTCCGACAGACAAGGGGGGCCACCTGCACACGCCTGCACAACGGCTGATCGAGCTGACTGCCCCTTTCCACCCCATCGTCTTCAACGATCTGTTCTGTCTGCGGGATCAGCGTGTGCATACCCTCAGTGTGGGTGCAGCCTGCCCTCAGGATCTGGACTTGCATCTGGATGCTGTCAGTCGACTGGCTGACGCCCAGACACTCGTGAGTCCCATCGAGGCCCGCTTGCATCAGGCCGAGGTGGAGGCCCTCGGGCACGACTGGTTTAGCAGTTGGCGGCAAGGTCTTCCCGGATGGCAAACCACTCCCGGAGAGATCAATCTGCCCGTACTCCTTTGGCTCCATAATCTTGTAGAAGCCTGGGGCCTGGAGGGCTATGCCCGGGCCCGTTACGGCCTTTTGGGCAGGGCTGGGCACTGGTTCCCTGGGGCCAATGCTGATGCGCTTGATCGCGACGTGAGTGAGGACGACCTGGATGCGGCCTTGCTCGACAGTCCTTGGCGGTCCTCCATCCCAGAGCGTCTGCGCAACCTGCGTGAGCGGGTGGGAGGCGAACGTCAGGAGCGGTTGTCGTCAGCCTGA
- a CDS encoding ferredoxin, whose translation MKDPSAAAYSASSLESLNVSGFEPVLGGELRERAVWVDEAVCIGCRYCAHVATNTFAIEPNLGRSRAIRQDGDSSERIQEAIETCPVDCIHWVQFDELPALRRQLDAQELLPLGLPSPARPRRQLPRGTQRD comes from the coding sequence GTGAAGGATCCGTCTGCAGCGGCTTATTCCGCCTCCTCTCTTGAAAGTCTCAATGTTTCGGGGTTCGAACCTGTCCTGGGTGGCGAGCTGCGTGAACGGGCTGTCTGGGTTGACGAGGCTGTGTGTATCGGCTGTCGCTATTGCGCCCACGTGGCTACCAATACCTTCGCGATCGAACCCAACCTCGGGCGTTCACGGGCTATTCGCCAAGATGGTGATAGCAGTGAACGGATTCAGGAAGCGATCGAAACCTGTCCTGTGGACTGCATTCACTGGGTTCAGTTCGACGAGTTGCCTGCACTGAGACGGCAGCTTGATGCTCAGGAGCTGCTTCCCCTCGGATTGCCGTCACCGGCAAGGCCGCGGCGGCAGTTGCCCCGCGGCACCCAAAGGGACTGA
- a CDS encoding DUF1257 domain-containing protein, translating into MSHFSTVKTELRQLEPLRGALEDLGYAPDAGTQTVRGYRGQTVDAELIVAIEGGADFGFRWNATSGAYEFVTDLDLWRQSVPVERFLSQLTQRYALRAVLEASRLEGFDLAHQTTGQDGSIELVVTRWDA; encoded by the coding sequence ATGTCTCACTTCAGCACCGTCAAGACTGAACTTCGCCAGCTCGAGCCACTCCGTGGCGCTCTCGAAGACCTTGGTTATGCCCCTGATGCAGGCACGCAGACCGTGCGTGGTTACCGCGGTCAAACCGTGGACGCAGAGCTGATTGTTGCCATCGAGGGTGGTGCTGATTTCGGGTTCCGTTGGAATGCAACCAGCGGTGCCTACGAATTCGTGACCGATCTCGATCTTTGGCGTCAATCGGTCCCTGTGGAGCGTTTCCTGTCCCAACTCACCCAACGCTACGCACTGCGTGCCGTGCTCGAAGCCAGTCGTCTGGAGGGGTTTGATTTGGCGCACCAGACCACTGGTCAGGACGGTTCGATTGAACTGGTGGTGACCCGTTGGGACGCCTGA
- a CDS encoding DUF2997 domain-containing protein, which yields MPQRTVRFRIRPDGRVEETVEGIAGDGCLQLTDRLEAALGIVERRESTSEAFATAQDLHQTQFVEPS from the coding sequence ATGCCTCAGCGCACAGTGCGATTCCGAATTCGTCCCGACGGTCGCGTCGAGGAAACGGTTGAGGGGATCGCCGGTGACGGCTGCCTGCAGCTCACGGATCGCCTGGAAGCGGCCCTTGGCATCGTTGAACGGCGCGAGTCCACATCCGAGGCGTTTGCCACCGCCCAAGACCTCCACCAGACCCAGTTCGTCGAGCCCTCCTGA
- a CDS encoding HEAT repeat domain-containing protein, whose amino-acid sequence MGEAFSSKRNDAMADLAIDPDVLASELAAELLGDPLDDIAPDDPEHDALQAARACDEGLEWLNQGHDQYLQGLRVFCEHRDPRAVPLLLPLLDNSCPVVRMSAVYALGRNPSTQAVQPLLGLLQLDSNAYVRKATAWSLGNYSDAPVLNPLIRALQTDVASVRLWASVSLAEAGGTSAAKADLAAGQLLVSLQIDGEPVVRSNCIWALARLHEHLVKPRQDQVVEAFVNALLKDGEATVRDEARTALEQLDDPELVDRLKTLLDEGLLL is encoded by the coding sequence ATGGGAGAGGCATTCAGCTCCAAAAGGAATGATGCGATGGCTGATCTGGCCATTGATCCTGATGTGCTCGCCAGTGAGCTGGCCGCTGAGTTGCTGGGGGATCCCCTCGATGACATCGCTCCAGATGACCCGGAGCATGATGCGCTTCAGGCAGCCAGAGCCTGTGATGAAGGACTGGAATGGCTGAATCAAGGCCATGACCAGTACCTGCAGGGTTTGCGTGTGTTCTGTGAGCACCGGGACCCCCGAGCTGTTCCCCTGCTGCTGCCGCTGCTGGACAATTCCTGCCCCGTAGTGCGGATGAGTGCGGTGTACGCCCTGGGGCGTAATCCCTCAACCCAAGCCGTTCAGCCCTTGCTCGGGCTTCTTCAGCTCGACAGCAACGCCTATGTCCGCAAGGCCACAGCCTGGAGTCTCGGCAATTACTCGGATGCTCCAGTTCTCAATCCCTTGATTCGCGCCCTGCAAACGGATGTGGCATCGGTGCGTCTTTGGGCCTCTGTCTCCCTCGCCGAGGCTGGTGGTACCTCCGCAGCAAAGGCCGATTTGGCTGCAGGGCAGTTGCTCGTCAGCCTCCAGATCGACGGTGAGCCCGTTGTGCGCAGCAACTGCATCTGGGCTCTTGCCCGCTTGCATGAACATCTGGTGAAACCTCGCCAGGATCAGGTGGTGGAGGCGTTTGTCAACGCACTGCTCAAGGATGGTGAGGCGACCGTTCGCGATGAGGCTCGAACGGCTCTTGAGCAGCTGGATGATCCCGAGCTTGTGGACCGATTGAAGACCCTTCTTGATGAGGGACTGCTGCTCTGA